From Gammaproteobacteria bacterium, the proteins below share one genomic window:
- a CDS encoding DUF4105 domain-containing protein — translation MNWFSALPIFTIGLLFNCCDARALSLEFDYEFEKKTTEEAILGWGDDVLATLPPSLHERVPGKIRVRFRSWGQANQLTQPYCASEASEENTADGPLFESYGRYNALRNIIYINSRLLPEILLGPSGTRSFDCYHGNFYRLAMATLLHEIGHAYDALDLDASVGKSDTQSRLSSTTISSDPSWTVLDGFHTRFLGFRYPMKKNRDLDRLPSAHAASNKRESFAVHFEYFLLDADYSCRFPSHQEYFENHFGWTPDGGDCTATYEVVSQQSPGLVTLNPERVYQVRYLMAAPGQKAETRFGHTMLHFVLCAPGTALGPECLEQEEEDIVLGFAARTDDSPWRWLKGMLGSYDSMVFFTSLQYQLQIYNQFETRDVVSHPIDLNREQIRRLSLRAIELYWTYRGPYRIFSINCATETEDLLKAGILSEDYIYGTRRTPRGVLKRLRESGLLLETEASLFYKSDFDLTSRALTDLYDAPQVRRRKSLHRRIGKLSIDERRGALDRLESELASVVRFAEDLPHAESLEQTMRDIITLGQRLESFRLLEENIARQQNKKLAYASIKELKRLARRSETMTELLERFRYLMLAMQAGDRDSRPGYGIPLRREHGPDRVELSRELDALSSQILSLDFQSARFSRWQEETSWSNSLAENRYRVLRSYADVAREVRIEIMNRTVAQFPDKPNSAVRLMLERQFGSGSFELTRISDARINMLREKTKSTPTITAVLDAPL, via the coding sequence ATGAACTGGTTTTCAGCCTTACCAATCTTTACAATTGGTTTGCTCTTTAATTGCTGCGATGCGCGGGCGCTCAGTCTGGAATTCGATTATGAATTCGAAAAGAAAACGACAGAGGAAGCTATTCTAGGATGGGGTGATGATGTTCTCGCCACGCTTCCACCCAGTCTGCATGAACGTGTTCCTGGCAAGATTCGAGTCCGATTTCGGTCCTGGGGACAAGCGAATCAACTAACACAACCTTACTGCGCCAGCGAGGCGTCGGAGGAAAACACAGCGGACGGCCCGCTTTTCGAATCCTACGGCCGCTATAACGCGCTTCGAAACATCATTTATATCAATTCTCGACTGCTACCAGAGATCCTGTTGGGACCGTCCGGGACCCGCAGCTTTGACTGTTATCACGGCAATTTTTATCGCTTGGCGATGGCAACGCTACTCCACGAGATTGGGCACGCCTATGATGCATTGGATCTGGACGCTTCGGTCGGCAAGAGCGACACGCAGTCTCGCCTGAGTAGCACCACAATTTCCAGCGATCCGTCTTGGACTGTATTGGACGGATTCCACACCCGTTTTCTGGGTTTTCGATACCCTATGAAAAAGAACAGGGATCTGGATCGGCTGCCTTCTGCCCATGCAGCGTCAAACAAACGGGAGTCCTTCGCAGTCCACTTCGAATACTTCCTGCTCGATGCCGATTATTCGTGCCGTTTTCCAAGCCATCAGGAGTACTTCGAAAATCATTTCGGCTGGACACCTGACGGCGGCGATTGCACTGCGACCTACGAAGTGGTTTCGCAACAGAGTCCCGGTCTCGTTACCCTCAATCCTGAACGCGTTTACCAGGTACGATACCTGATGGCCGCGCCCGGCCAGAAAGCCGAAACTAGATTCGGCCACACGATGTTGCACTTTGTTCTGTGCGCGCCGGGCACGGCGCTTGGCCCAGAGTGCCTCGAGCAGGAGGAGGAAGACATCGTCCTGGGTTTCGCGGCTCGCACCGATGATTCCCCCTGGCGCTGGTTAAAGGGCATGCTCGGCAGTTATGATTCCATGGTGTTCTTCACGTCCTTGCAATACCAATTACAGATCTACAACCAGTTCGAGACGAGAGACGTCGTCTCCCATCCGATCGACTTAAATCGGGAACAAATTCGACGACTTAGTCTGCGAGCAATCGAACTCTATTGGACTTATCGGGGTCCCTACCGCATTTTCTCGATTAACTGCGCGACCGAAACCGAGGATTTACTTAAAGCAGGTATCTTGAGCGAGGACTATATCTACGGAACGCGTCGGACGCCGAGAGGCGTTTTGAAGCGCCTGCGTGAAAGCGGGCTTTTACTGGAGACTGAGGCGTCATTGTTCTACAAGAGTGACTTCGATCTCACCAGTCGAGCATTGACAGACCTCTATGATGCCCCACAGGTGCGGCGCAGAAAATCGCTCCATCGGCGCATTGGAAAATTGTCGATTGACGAGCGGCGCGGTGCTCTTGATCGACTCGAGAGCGAACTGGCATCGGTCGTCCGCTTCGCTGAAGACTTACCGCATGCTGAGTCACTCGAACAAACGATGCGAGATATCATAACTCTTGGTCAACGACTGGAGTCGTTTCGTTTGCTTGAGGAAAATATCGCTCGCCAGCAAAACAAGAAACTCGCCTACGCCAGCATCAAGGAGTTGAAGCGTTTGGCCCGGCGTAGCGAAACGATGACGGAGCTGCTTGAGCGATTTCGCTACCTGATGCTGGCGATGCAAGCCGGTGACCGCGATAGCCGGCCTGGTTATGGAATTCCGTTACGTCGTGAGCACGGTCCTGACCGGGTTGAGCTCAGTCGGGAACTTGACGCACTTAGCAGTCAGATTCTTTCGCTCGATTTTCAAAGCGCTCGATTTTCGCGTTGGCAGGAAGAAACGTCCTGGAGCAACTCCTTAGCCGAAAATAGATACCGCGTGCTGCGGTCCTACGCTGACGTTGCCCGCGAAGTTCGGATTGAAATCATGAATCGCACAGTAGCCCAGTTTCCGGACAAGC